The following are encoded in a window of Alkalibacter saccharofermentans DSM 14828 genomic DNA:
- a CDS encoding M20/M25/M40 family metallo-hydrolase translates to MKIAIIYNRDSQAVINLFGRPNREKYGLGTIDIIKKALEEGGHQVKTFEGDKNIISALEDFMPSVISGERPGLVFNLSYGIQGRARYTHIPGILEMLGIPYVGSSPETHAVALDKVLTKMVLMQKGLPTPKFTVLDTPDFDMPLQDDLKYPLIVKPKDEAVSFGLKIVNNEEELREGVKVIYDMFNSPTLVEEYIDGREVNVGLLGNTPVEALPPVEIAFSQGEKIFTYEDKKGTSGRTLEKICPAPIDEETTKKVQNLAIETFRALGCFDSARVDFRLDKDNNPYILEVNSMASLGKSGSYVFAAEKIGLDYNKLVNKLIEIASLRYFGPMAVEENSSSLYADPKMISFSYLTQQRDKMEEELKEWTNIPSWTGDPVGIGTMIKRLEKSFEDLEMTKASDFTNNRSAWTWETTQGFEGGTLMVVTIDVPHEGKGGYPIPFRREPEWLYGEGIASSRAGIACVIQALSALKIAGKIEDKKLGVFIYSDEGRGMRYSSHMLRLASAKAKEVIIMQPGFLNGKVVDQHRGSRKYSILVEGPFQRTGAHTTTPDAMSWFLAKSEIIRNISRPKEMINMAVQEVHSERYSILLPHRVRATVYLSFLDKDLAQQAEDALYSMFENPSEDEISVYIQKLEERPPLNKSERTSQMTEKLRIISEEWKLPFGTESGLLPTAGGEVPESTDLICGFGPASRDMFTPNECIHRGELLQRALLLTMYLLDG, encoded by the coding sequence ATGAAAATAGCAATCATATATAACAGAGACAGCCAAGCGGTAATAAACTTGTTTGGAAGGCCCAATAGGGAAAAGTATGGACTGGGGACGATAGATATAATAAAAAAAGCATTGGAAGAAGGCGGTCATCAGGTCAAGACCTTCGAAGGCGATAAAAACATCATATCAGCCTTGGAGGATTTCATGCCATCGGTAATTTCCGGAGAGAGGCCGGGGCTTGTGTTCAACCTAAGCTACGGAATCCAGGGAAGAGCCCGCTATACTCATATACCAGGGATATTGGAGATGCTTGGAATTCCTTACGTGGGATCAAGTCCGGAAACCCATGCTGTCGCCTTGGATAAAGTGCTTACAAAGATGGTCCTTATGCAAAAGGGGCTTCCTACTCCTAAGTTTACGGTTTTGGACACTCCGGATTTTGATATGCCCTTGCAGGATGATCTAAAATACCCACTGATCGTAAAGCCGAAAGACGAGGCGGTATCCTTCGGGCTCAAGATAGTAAATAACGAAGAGGAGCTAAGAGAAGGGGTAAAGGTAATATACGACATGTTCAATTCACCAACGCTGGTGGAAGAGTATATCGATGGGAGAGAAGTGAACGTTGGATTGTTGGGAAACACGCCTGTAGAGGCTCTGCCTCCCGTGGAGATAGCTTTTTCCCAAGGGGAGAAGATATTCACTTACGAAGATAAAAAGGGCACCAGCGGCAGGACCCTTGAAAAGATCTGCCCGGCACCTATCGATGAGGAAACTACGAAAAAGGTGCAAAATCTTGCAATAGAAACATTTAGAGCTCTAGGCTGCTTTGACAGCGCAAGAGTTGATTTCAGGCTGGACAAGGACAACAATCCATATATTTTGGAGGTAAACTCCATGGCGAGCCTGGGCAAAAGCGGATCGTATGTTTTTGCAGCGGAGAAAATCGGCCTTGATTACAACAAGCTGGTTAATAAGCTAATCGAAATTGCAAGCCTGAGGTATTTCGGTCCGATGGCTGTAGAAGAAAATTCCTCGAGCCTGTATGCAGACCCAAAGATGATTTCGTTCTCCTATCTGACCCAACAAAGGGACAAAATGGAAGAAGAGCTTAAGGAATGGACCAACATTCCAAGCTGGACGGGAGATCCGGTGGGAATAGGTACTATGATAAAAAGACTGGAAAAGAGCTTTGAAGACCTTGAAATGACCAAAGCGTCGGATTTTACGAATAACCGATCCGCTTGGACCTGGGAGACGACACAAGGCTTCGAGGGCGGCACCTTGATGGTGGTGACGATCGATGTTCCTCATGAAGGCAAAGGGGGATACCCAATACCCTTCAGAAGGGAGCCAGAATGGCTCTACGGCGAAGGGATAGCATCTAGCAGAGCGGGAATAGCCTGTGTGATCCAGGCACTTAGCGCCCTTAAGATAGCGGGAAAAATCGAGGATAAAAAACTGGGAGTCTTCATTTATTCTGACGAAGGCAGGGGGATGCGATACTCCAGCCATATGCTTAGACTGGCATCAGCTAAGGCCAAAGAAGTAATAATCATGCAGCCTGGTTTCTTAAACGGCAAGGTAGTGGACCAACATCGGGGGAGCAGAAAGTACAGCATATTGGTAGAAGGTCCATTTCAACGAACAGGAGCCCATACTACCACTCCGGATGCCATGAGCTGGTTTTTGGCTAAAAGCGAAATCATCAGAAATATAAGCAGACCTAAGGAGATGATAAACATGGCGGTTCAGGAAGTGCATTCCGAGCGCTATAGCATCCTCCTTCCACACAGGGTAAGAGCCACTGTCTACTTATCATTTTTGGACAAGGATCTTGCTCAACAGGCTGAAGATGCCCTTTATTCGATGTTCGAGAATCCAAGCGAGGATGAGATAAGTGTCTACATACAAAAGCTTGAGGAAAGGCCCCCCTTGAATAAAAGTGAAAGAACAAGCCAAATGACCGAGAAGCTGAGAATTATCAGTGAAGAATGGAAGCTGCCCTTTGGAACAGAGTCAGGCCTTTTGCCTACGGCAGGGGGAGAAGTTCCGGAAAGCACAGATTTGATATGTGGTTTTGGTCCTGCCAGCAGGGACATGTTTACCCCCAATGAATGCATCCATAGGGGAGAGCTCTTGCAAAGGGCACTTCTTCTCACCATGTATCTTCTGGATGGATAA
- a CDS encoding heavy-metal-associated domain-containing protein — translation MKNLLLNVRGMSCSHCVSTIEKALSSLEGVISVVVSLEDKNVSVDYDETRLNPEAISDTIQDSGYTVL, via the coding sequence ATGAAAAATTTACTGTTGAACGTACGTGGAATGAGCTGTTCCCATTGTGTCAGCACGATAGAGAAGGCCTTATCTTCCTTGGAAGGAGTCATAAGCGTCGTCGTCAGTCTTGAAGACAAAAACGTCTCAGTCGATTACGATGAAACCAGGCTAAATCCAGAAGCAATCAGCGATACCATCCAAGATAGTGGCTACACCGTTTTATAG
- a CDS encoding gamma-glutamyltransferase family protein — protein MKEGKIAKSFYGMVSTASPYATDAGALMLEKGGNAVDGAVAAAFCLGVTEPQASGLGGQSMALLHIGNKEKKTVAIDGSSRAPYSIDPWDLPKKPYKKGIRAATIPSTPAALGYILDKYGTMTLEEVLKPSIEAAGKGYILSRLQNMLLARENKNMTDEYVRSFFYKGNEPMEIGSRIYQKDLSVTLKSMAYSGWEDFYLGKTAAKLIEDMEKRGGFIRREDLMRIPIPLEKEPIKGSFCGFELETFPPPGAGRAFFQILNTLEKFGPGVVELNSETYYQILVLAFHGALMNREQFLVHPELFHQTDNKWMIEKENGEYVAERIKEALMMPKTTGETTHLSVADKFGNAVGITQSIEKVYGAKTMASNMGFFYNNYMSAYNLKDVMHPYYLLPGARPFSSVAPTLVYDKSGKAKMMIGSPGSERISTVLSQILSGMLAYGKEIEEAIKWPRIHGGSGKRVYIESELITEKLTGIFNQLGFEIVDKGERSFYMGCVQAVMMPDESGGLFTGAADPRRDGTCKGPEKLELPNKKGR, from the coding sequence TTGAAAGAAGGCAAGATTGCAAAGAGTTTCTATGGAATGGTCTCGACGGCAAGTCCATATGCCACAGATGCGGGGGCATTGATGCTTGAAAAAGGGGGAAATGCAGTAGATGGGGCGGTTGCGGCAGCGTTTTGTCTTGGCGTGACGGAGCCACAGGCCTCGGGTCTGGGTGGGCAAAGCATGGCGCTATTGCATATCGGAAACAAAGAGAAAAAGACAGTAGCGATAGACGGATCATCTAGAGCTCCATATTCAATCGATCCTTGGGATTTGCCTAAAAAACCTTATAAAAAGGGCATCAGGGCTGCTACTATTCCATCTACGCCGGCGGCACTGGGATATATATTGGATAAATACGGCACCATGACTTTAGAAGAGGTCTTAAAGCCTTCGATAGAAGCTGCCGGAAAGGGTTATATTCTCTCAAGGCTTCAGAACATGCTGCTTGCAAGGGAAAATAAAAACATGACCGACGAATATGTAAGATCCTTTTTCTACAAGGGTAATGAGCCCATGGAAATAGGAAGCAGGATATATCAAAAAGATCTTTCCGTGACATTAAAATCAATGGCATATTCCGGGTGGGAAGACTTTTACCTTGGGAAAACAGCAGCTAAATTAATCGAGGATATGGAAAAAAGGGGAGGTTTCATAAGAAGAGAAGATTTGATGAGGATTCCGATTCCTCTGGAGAAAGAGCCTATTAAGGGCAGCTTTTGCGGATTTGAGCTTGAAACATTCCCACCGCCTGGGGCGGGGAGAGCGTTTTTTCAGATACTAAATACATTGGAGAAGTTTGGACCTGGAGTGGTAGAATTAAACTCGGAAACCTACTACCAGATTCTTGTGCTGGCGTTTCATGGGGCTTTGATGAACAGGGAGCAGTTTCTGGTGCATCCAGAGCTGTTTCACCAGACAGACAACAAATGGATGATCGAAAAAGAAAACGGAGAATATGTGGCAGAGCGAATAAAAGAGGCCTTGATGATGCCTAAAACCACAGGAGAAACCACACATTTAAGCGTAGCGGACAAGTTTGGCAATGCGGTGGGGATTACCCAGTCGATAGAAAAGGTGTACGGAGCAAAAACCATGGCATCCAATATGGGCTTTTTCTACAACAACTACATGAGTGCCTACAACTTAAAGGACGTGATGCATCCATATTATCTGCTCCCTGGAGCCAGGCCCTTTAGCAGCGTGGCACCTACTTTGGTTTACGATAAATCAGGAAAGGCCAAGATGATGATCGGAAGCCCCGGAAGCGAACGGATATCCACGGTTCTCAGCCAGATTCTATCGGGGATGCTGGCCTATGGAAAAGAAATTGAAGAAGCGATAAAATGGCCCCGAATTCACGGGGGAAGCGGAAAAAGGGTTTATATTGAGAGTGAATTGATAACTGAAAAATTAACCGGGATTTTCAATCAACTGGGATTTGAGATAGTCGACAAGGGTGAAAGGAGCTTTTACATGGGTTGCGTTCAGGCGGTCATGATGCCTGATGAATCGGGAGGCTTATTTACGGGAGCTGCGGATCCCAGGAGGGACGGAACCTGCAAAGGTCCAGAAAAACTTGAGTTGCCAAATAAGAAGGGAAGATAG
- a CDS encoding cold-shock protein, with protein MSGTVKWFNADKGFGFITGDNGNDVFAHYSQIQSDGFKTLEEGQAVTFDVVQGPKGPQAENIMVVK; from the coding sequence ATGAGTGGTACAGTAAAATGGTTTAATGCAGACAAAGGATTTGGTTTTATTACAGGAGATAACGGAAACGATGTTTTCGCACATTATTCTCAAATTCAATCTGACGGGTTTAAAACTTTGGAAGAAGGACAAGCGGTAACTTTCGACGTTGTTCAAGGACCAAAAGGACCTCAAGCAGAAAATATCATGGTTGTAAAATAA
- the hydE gene encoding [FeFe] hydrogenase H-cluster radical SAM maturase HydE, with translation MNVSDLLKKLSKENRLAPEEYLYILDNIEKTDLDLLFSLARHARDATYGSKVFMRGLVEFSNYCERDCMYCGIRHSNSNADRYRLDTESIVSSCKTGRSLGYRTFVLQGGEDPTITDDWLISLVKRIKTEIPDCAITLSVGERSRESYKKLYDAGVDRYLLRHETANETLYNKLHPGMSFKNRMNCLFNLKDIGFQVGAGFMTGLPGQTNEDYVRDLVFLEEFRPHMVGIGPFIPHGDTPFKNAEGKGIDITLLLVALTRLILPDSLLPSTTALGSADPKGREKGLLAGANVVMPNITPTENKEKYILYEGKICTGDEASHCRGCIQGRIESTGMSVDMSVGHHKTII, from the coding sequence TTGAACGTTAGTGATTTATTAAAAAAGTTAAGCAAAGAAAACAGGTTGGCCCCTGAAGAATACCTATATATTTTAGACAACATTGAAAAAACAGATCTGGATCTTCTATTTTCCCTGGCAAGACATGCCAGAGACGCAACTTACGGCTCAAAGGTTTTTATGAGAGGACTTGTAGAGTTTTCAAATTACTGCGAAAGAGACTGCATGTACTGCGGCATCCGACATTCGAACTCAAATGCCGATAGATACCGTCTAGACACAGAAAGTATCGTTTCATCCTGCAAGACCGGCCGTTCCCTTGGCTACAGGACATTCGTCCTGCAAGGAGGAGAAGACCCAACCATTACCGACGATTGGCTCATAAGCCTTGTTAAAAGAATCAAAACAGAAATCCCCGATTGCGCCATCACTCTATCAGTAGGAGAACGCTCCAGAGAGTCGTACAAGAAGCTTTATGATGCCGGCGTGGATAGGTATCTGTTGCGGCATGAGACTGCAAATGAAACTCTGTATAACAAGCTCCATCCAGGCATGAGCTTTAAGAACAGGATGAACTGCCTGTTTAATCTAAAGGATATAGGCTTCCAAGTGGGTGCGGGGTTCATGACCGGGCTTCCCGGACAGACCAATGAGGATTATGTTAGGGACTTGGTATTTCTTGAAGAATTCAGGCCACACATGGTGGGAATAGGTCCTTTTATCCCTCATGGAGATACGCCCTTTAAAAATGCTGAGGGAAAGGGCATAGACATAACCTTGCTGCTGGTGGCTTTGACGCGTCTTATACTTCCTGATTCCCTGCTTCCTTCCACGACAGCTCTCGGCTCAGCCGATCCCAAAGGCAGGGAAAAGGGGCTTCTTGCCGGAGCAAACGTGGTTATGCCTAATATCACGCCTACCGAAAACAAAGAAAAGTACATCTTATATGAAGGCAAGATCTGCACAGGTGACGAAGCATCCCACTGCAGGGGATGCATCCAAGGGCGAATCGAGTCTACAGGGATGAGCGTGGACATGTCAGTAGGGCATCATAAAACAATTATCTGA
- a CDS encoding 50S ribosomal protein L25 has translation MKISCVSRDQTGTGVSRKLRKQDFIPGVVYGGAKKPEAMAISQKDMHSILKEFGTNAILDLEMNGKSYHVMLKEMQRDPILGDILHVDFQQVSKTQRVQVQVPIHILNAENLNNEGALVHHLDELHIECLSGDIPKSVSLDVEKMQVGENYTVSDILVDKEVVVLNDPGELIVSLSAFNLTEEESSEDERTEPIVIGEEEKTEE, from the coding sequence ATGAAGATTAGTTGCGTTAGCAGAGATCAAACTGGTACCGGGGTATCCAGGAAGTTAAGAAAACAGGATTTTATCCCAGGTGTTGTTTATGGAGGGGCAAAAAAGCCCGAAGCAATGGCCATAAGCCAAAAAGACATGCATAGCATCCTTAAGGAATTCGGGACGAATGCAATTTTAGACTTAGAAATGAATGGAAAATCATATCACGTCATGCTAAAGGAGATGCAAAGAGATCCGATTTTGGGTGACATTCTCCATGTGGATTTTCAGCAAGTCAGCAAGACCCAAAGAGTACAGGTGCAAGTGCCGATACATATACTGAATGCAGAAAATTTAAACAATGAAGGCGCACTGGTGCACCACTTGGATGAGCTTCATATCGAATGCTTGTCAGGGGACATTCCTAAGAGCGTATCTTTAGATGTGGAGAAGATGCAGGTAGGGGAAAACTATACCGTATCCGATATATTGGTAGATAAGGAAGTAGTGGTTCTTAACGATCCTGGTGAGTTGATAGTTTCGCTTTCAGCCTTTAATTTGACTGAAGAAGAGTCCAGTGAAGATGAAAGAACTGAGCCAATCGTTATTGGCGAGGAAGAAAAAACTGAAGAATAA
- a CDS encoding metallopeptidase family protein, giving the protein MISIDEMEDMLNEIVERFPEGLFKDLNGGILLLPQKKENEQSLDRDLFILGEYHRGGPMGRYITIYYGSFMKVYGNMSRSGIKKRLKDTLKHEFVHHLESLAGERDLEIEDREFMEKYFEGKRK; this is encoded by the coding sequence ATGATATCAATAGATGAAATGGAAGACATGCTTAATGAAATCGTCGAAAGATTTCCAGAGGGACTTTTTAAAGACTTGAATGGAGGAATACTTCTTCTGCCTCAGAAAAAAGAAAATGAGCAATCCTTGGATCGTGACCTTTTCATACTGGGTGAGTATCATAGAGGTGGCCCTATGGGAAGGTATATAACGATTTATTACGGATCTTTTATGAAGGTTTATGGCAATATGTCAAGGTCGGGAATTAAAAAGAGACTTAAGGACACCTTAAAGCACGAGTTTGTCCACCATCTGGAATCCTTGGCAGGAGAGCGAGATCTTGAGATTGAAGACAGAGAATTTATGGAAAAATATTTTGAAGGTAAAAGAAAATAA
- a CDS encoding MFS transporter has product MSRISTVTITSQRSHTMENKNKIKLAILAVSSLLMISMTASAILADISAHYPHVDQSIIQMVLTLPALMGMTFALLSGPITTKISKKNLVIFGLISAFAGGSMALLFGTISIYVLHASSLLIGVAQGINSTMSMALIADYFSGNERSTLMGLQSAFVNGGSMVILLVSGFLAGIQWNYSYLIYLILVPVMAIVIKNLPGDSPVHDEHPSKPRDGKLNSVVFFTSIAMFAFASLMFVFQTNISIFIRDNGLGDASTAGMVNSVMTGTGALTGIFYGRIRGFLKSMIMPVAVCATGLGMLLVYAIGSLPSVFMAGIMVGFGLSSTIPTAMFNVSSAVSPVKSATAIALTNGFMNIGMFASPLIINPLAVRLNPGIDGFRFLLSAVGLMVLSVVIYAGNKYTNRLLALSESSEQ; this is encoded by the coding sequence GTGTCTCGTATTTCAACGGTCACGATAACTTCGCAAAGGAGCCATACTATGGAAAATAAAAACAAGATCAAGCTGGCCATACTGGCCGTGTCTTCCCTGCTGATGATCTCGATGACCGCATCTGCGATTTTAGCGGATATATCCGCCCATTATCCCCATGTGGATCAATCTATCATACAGATGGTACTGACCCTGCCGGCTCTGATGGGGATGACCTTCGCATTGCTTTCAGGACCTATTACTACAAAGATATCAAAAAAGAATCTAGTCATATTTGGCTTGATCAGCGCATTTGCCGGTGGAAGCATGGCTCTTTTGTTCGGTACTATCAGCATATACGTGCTTCACGCCTCCAGCCTTTTGATCGGCGTGGCTCAGGGCATAAACTCTACGATGTCAATGGCCTTGATCGCAGATTATTTTTCCGGCAATGAACGAAGCACCCTTATGGGCCTTCAATCCGCTTTCGTTAACGGCGGCAGCATGGTCATACTCCTTGTTTCCGGGTTTTTGGCAGGAATTCAGTGGAACTACTCCTACCTCATCTACCTTATATTAGTGCCGGTTATGGCCATAGTAATCAAGAACCTTCCCGGAGACAGCCCCGTTCACGATGAGCATCCCTCAAAGCCGAGAGACGGCAAGCTCAATTCAGTGGTATTTTTCACCAGCATCGCCATGTTCGCATTTGCATCATTGATGTTCGTATTTCAAACCAACATTTCCATATTCATACGAGATAACGGGCTTGGAGATGCATCTACTGCAGGCATGGTAAACTCAGTCATGACAGGAACCGGAGCCTTGACAGGAATATTCTATGGAAGGATCAGAGGGTTTTTAAAGTCGATGATAATGCCGGTGGCTGTTTGCGCCACAGGGCTTGGGATGCTCCTAGTTTACGCGATAGGCTCGTTGCCGTCTGTATTTATGGCCGGCATAATGGTAGGATTTGGCCTTTCTTCTACGATACCCACTGCAATGTTCAACGTTTCCAGTGCAGTATCCCCTGTAAAGAGCGCAACGGCAATAGCCTTGACTAACGGATTTATGAATATCGGAATGTTCGCATCCCCTTTGATAATCAACCCCTTGGCAGTTAGACTAAATCCCGGAATCGACGGCTTCAGGTTTCTGCTTTCGGCGGTGGGGTTGATGGTTCTCTCAGTAGTAATATACGCAGGCAACAAGTATACAAACCGCTTGCTGGCCTTGTCTGAAAGCAGCGAGCAGTAA